In bacterium, the following proteins share a genomic window:
- the asnB gene encoding asparagine synthase (glutamine-hydrolyzing): protein MCGICGLVFADPARPVPPGAIERMNQALAHRGPDDHGTFAEPGVALGHRRLAIIDLSPAGHQPMGNEDGSLQIVFNGEIYNYRDLRPDLERGGHTFRSHSDTEVILHLYEERGERCLEALRGMFAFAIWDRRRRRLFAARDRVGKKPLVYAHAANGDLAFSSELASLAAAPGFPRDVDETALHHYLTYQFVPAPLTIWRGAKKLEPAHFLVWEDGRVRTARWWELHYVPKLRLGSLAAYRERFLDIFREAVRVRLVSDVPLGAFLSGGVDSSAVVAVMSDEGAAPVRTFSIGFSVRDYDEVRYARMVAARYGTEHTELTVEPRALDVLPKLVRHYGEPFGDSSAVPTWYVSELTRRSVTVALSGDGGDEAFGGYQRYLADRLIAGYLRLPRVLRDGLIRRAIEALPGTRRPRGFIGRLKRFVATADPSRERQYVRYLCMFANDAKAALLAPGFAARMAGVDSVALVEDLYRRADAPAFLDRTLFVDTHSYLPDDILVKVDIASMGNALETRAPFLDHRLLEFAAACPPGLKLRGATGKYLVKKALEPHLPREILYRRKMGFGMPVAEWFRGGLGEMAGDLLLSPRALQRGYFRRETLERLFGEHRSLEQDHGYRLWTLLFLELWFREFVDGAPRPNLS from the coding sequence ATGTGCGGCATCTGCGGCCTCGTCTTCGCCGACCCGGCGCGGCCCGTGCCGCCCGGCGCGATCGAGCGCATGAACCAGGCGCTCGCGCACCGCGGTCCCGACGACCACGGCACCTTCGCCGAGCCCGGCGTCGCCCTTGGCCATCGCCGCCTTGCCATCATCGACCTCTCGCCCGCCGGCCACCAGCCCATGGGCAACGAGGACGGCTCGCTGCAGATCGTCTTCAACGGCGAGATCTACAACTACCGCGACCTGCGCCCGGACCTCGAGCGCGGCGGCCACACCTTCCGCTCGCACAGCGACACCGAGGTGATCCTCCACCTCTACGAGGAGCGCGGCGAGCGCTGCCTCGAGGCGCTGCGCGGCATGTTCGCCTTCGCGATCTGGGACCGCCGCCGCCGGCGGCTGTTCGCGGCGCGCGACCGCGTCGGCAAGAAGCCTCTCGTCTACGCGCACGCCGCCAACGGCGACCTGGCCTTCTCCTCCGAGCTGGCCTCCCTCGCCGCCGCTCCCGGCTTTCCCCGCGACGTCGACGAGACCGCGCTGCACCACTACCTGACGTACCAGTTCGTCCCCGCGCCCCTGACCATCTGGCGCGGCGCGAAGAAGCTGGAGCCCGCGCACTTCCTCGTCTGGGAGGACGGCCGGGTGCGCACCGCGCGCTGGTGGGAGCTGCACTACGTCCCGAAGCTGCGCCTCGGCTCGCTCGCGGCCTACCGGGAGCGCTTCCTCGACATCTTCCGCGAGGCCGTGCGCGTGCGCCTGGTGAGCGACGTGCCGCTCGGCGCCTTCCTCTCGGGCGGCGTGGATTCCAGCGCCGTCGTCGCCGTGATGAGCGACGAGGGGGCGGCGCCGGTGCGCACCTTCTCGATCGGCTTCTCCGTGCGCGACTACGACGAGGTGCGCTACGCCCGGATGGTCGCGGCCCGCTACGGCACCGAGCACACCGAGCTGACCGTCGAGCCGCGCGCCCTCGACGTGTTGCCCAAGCTCGTCCGCCACTACGGCGAGCCCTTCGGCGACTCCTCCGCGGTGCCGACCTGGTACGTCTCGGAGCTGACGCGCCGCTCGGTGACCGTCGCGCTCTCGGGCGACGGCGGCGACGAGGCCTTCGGCGGCTACCAGCGCTACCTCGCCGACCGGCTCATCGCCGGCTACCTGCGCCTGCCGCGCGTCCTGCGCGACGGCCTGATCCGCCGCGCCATCGAGGCCCTGCCCGGGACGCGCCGCCCGCGCGGCTTCATCGGCCGGCTCAAGCGCTTCGTCGCCACGGCGGACCCCTCGCGCGAGCGCCAGTACGTGCGCTACCTGTGCATGTTCGCGAACGACGCCAAGGCCGCGCTGCTCGCGCCCGGGTTCGCCGCGCGCATGGCGGGGGTGGATTCCGTCGCCCTCGTCGAGGACCTCTACCGGCGCGCCGACGCGCCCGCGTTCCTCGACCGCACGCTCTTCGTCGACACGCACTCGTACCTCCCCGACGACATCCTCGTGAAGGTCGACATCGCGAGCATGGGCAACGCGCTGGAGACCCGCGCCCCGTTCCTGGACCACCGTCTCCTCGAGTTCGCCGCAGCGTGCCCGCCGGGGCTGAAGCTGCGCGGCGCGACCGGGAAATACCTCGTCAAGAAGGCGCTCGAGCCGCACCTGCCCCGCGAGATCCTGTACCGGCGCAAGATGGGCTTCGGCATGCCGGTCGCCGAGTGGTTCCGCGGGGGCCTCGGCGAGATGGCCGGCGACCTGCTGCTCTCGCCGCGCGCCCTCCAGC